A region of Candidatus Binatia bacterium DNA encodes the following proteins:
- the argJ gene encoding bifunctional glutamate N-acetyltransferase/amino-acid acetyltransferase ArgJ, whose protein sequence is MKIDVVERPILVPGFRFGGVACGIKKSGAPDCAVLIADRPAAAGAVFTRNRFCAAPVLVGRERVRRGKLQALVVNSGNANACTGKQGLADAERACAAVAEALSISPTLVAPASTGIIGVPLPMDRLEDGIARAVAEASSDGLWRFARAIMTTDAFPKVASESVTIGRRRVTVAGIGKGAGMIAPDMATLLVFIVTDAAVDAATARWLAREVGARPFNELTVDGDTSTNDTLYLLASGAAGNPVVTGDGAVRRALARAVDAVAGEIARLVACDGEGTTKVVTIHVQGARSEADAVRVARTVGRSQLVKTAFFGADPNWGRIACAIGYSGVAVDPQKVSIRIGGVEVFRRGGGIASAAEAARAVMQRPEFDVTIRLGQGRAQARLRTSDLSHDYVELNSAYST, encoded by the coding sequence GTGAAGATCGATGTCGTCGAACGCCCGATCCTGGTCCCCGGCTTCCGCTTCGGCGGCGTCGCGTGTGGCATCAAGAAGAGCGGCGCACCGGATTGCGCGGTGCTGATCGCCGATCGACCGGCCGCCGCGGGCGCCGTTTTCACCCGCAACCGCTTCTGCGCGGCGCCCGTGCTCGTCGGGCGCGAGCGGGTGCGACGCGGCAAGTTGCAGGCGCTGGTGGTCAACAGCGGCAACGCGAACGCCTGCACCGGTAAGCAAGGCCTCGCCGACGCCGAGCGCGCCTGCGCCGCAGTCGCGGAGGCGCTGTCGATCTCGCCGACGCTCGTCGCGCCGGCCTCGACCGGGATCATCGGCGTGCCGCTCCCGATGGATCGCCTGGAAGACGGCATCGCGCGTGCGGTGGCCGAGGCGAGCTCCGACGGACTGTGGCGCTTCGCACGCGCGATCATGACGACCGACGCTTTCCCGAAGGTCGCGAGCGAGTCGGTGACCATCGGACGACGCCGGGTGACGGTCGCCGGCATCGGCAAGGGCGCCGGCATGATCGCGCCCGACATGGCGACGCTGCTCGTGTTCATCGTCACCGACGCGGCGGTCGACGCGGCGACGGCGCGCTGGCTCGCGCGCGAGGTCGGCGCGCGACCGTTCAACGAGCTCACCGTCGACGGCGACACCAGCACCAATGACACGCTCTACCTGCTCGCGAGCGGTGCTGCGGGAAATCCCGTGGTGACGGGCGACGGTGCCGTGCGCCGGGCGCTCGCGCGGGCGGTCGACGCGGTCGCTGGCGAGATCGCGCGCCTGGTCGCGTGCGACGGCGAGGGCACGACCAAGGTCGTCACGATCCACGTCCAGGGCGCGCGCAGCGAGGCCGACGCCGTGCGCGTCGCGCGCACCGTCGGGCGCTCGCAGCTCGTCAAGACGGCGTTCTTCGGCGCCGACCCGAACTGGGGCCGGATCGCGTGCGCGATCGGCTACAGCGGCGTCGCCGTCGACCCGCAGAAGGTCTCGATCCGGATCGGCGGGGTCGAGGTGTTCCGCCGCGGCGGCGGCATCGCGTCCGCGGCCGAAGCCGCGCGCGCCGTCATGCAGCGTCCCGAGTTCGACGTCACCATCCGGCTCGGGCAGGGGCGCGCGCAGGCGCGCCTACGGACGAGCGACCTGTCGCACGACTACGTCGAGCTGAACTCGGCGTACTCGACGTGA
- a CDS encoding response regulator encodes MKVLVATASSNLQRLISRKLQRSGYITDEVTSAAAALEAVRNSEYEAIVTDMHLPDCCGATLVNSMREAGVSTPAILLVEEETPRVRDATALLCSTQCLASPDLDSLRDAIAHACRSASRAPRPEPKEA; translated from the coding sequence ATGAAGGTCCTCGTCGCCACGGCGAGCAGCAACCTGCAACGGCTCATCAGCCGCAAGCTTCAGCGTAGCGGCTACATCACCGACGAGGTCACCTCCGCGGCCGCGGCCCTCGAGGCAGTGCGCAACTCCGAGTACGAGGCGATCGTCACCGACATGCACCTCCCGGACTGTTGCGGTGCGACGCTGGTCAACTCGATGCGCGAGGCCGGCGTGTCGACGCCGGCCATCCTGCTGGTCGAGGAGGAGACGCCCCGCGTGCGCGACGCCACCGCATTGCTGTGCTCGACGCAATGTCTCGCGTCGCCCGACCTCGACAGCCTGCGCGACGCGATCGCGCACGCCTGCCGCAGCGCGTCACGCGCCCCTCGGCCGGAGCCGAAGGAAGCTTGA
- a CDS encoding sigma-54 dependent transcriptional regulator, with protein sequence MSARILLVEDEPNMVRTLSRILERAGYSVATAGNGREALEQLESAGPFDVVITDLNMPVMDGMTFLRSVQDMPARPALVVLTGYGTIQSAVDAMKLGAADYLIKPCNPDDLKIVIERQLELRSLRREVATLKREVQRYQRYGALIGDDPAMQEIYRIIETVSQNKSTVLITGASGTGKELVARTLHAKSPWSRGPFIAVNCGAFSESLLDSQLFGHRRGSFTGAINDQEGVFQAASGGTLFLDEVSEIPLPLQGKFLRAIQEREITPLGTTRPIKIDVRLVAASNKDLREEVRAGRFREDLFYRLNVVNIHLPPLAARRGDIPALVDHFIGEFARSYGVAPKRLSDAARERLLAHDWPGNIRELQNTIERAFAISTSDIIDVADIAPGLPPVPGGAPQPSEAQSASGTTGAPADGAPAAQGAPSSPTAPDAHPYDVVIPLEEAERRAIVAALRQSRGNKNEAARLLKIDRQRLYRKIEKYRLQ encoded by the coding sequence TTGAGCGCGCGCATCCTGCTCGTCGAGGACGAGCCCAACATGGTGCGCACGCTGAGCCGCATCCTCGAGCGTGCGGGGTACTCGGTCGCGACGGCCGGCAACGGTCGCGAGGCGCTCGAGCAGCTCGAGTCGGCCGGTCCGTTCGACGTCGTCATCACCGACCTCAACATGCCGGTGATGGACGGCATGACCTTCCTGCGCTCGGTCCAGGACATGCCGGCGCGCCCCGCGCTCGTCGTCTTGACGGGCTACGGCACGATCCAGAGCGCGGTCGATGCGATGAAGCTCGGCGCCGCGGACTACCTGATCAAGCCGTGCAACCCCGACGACCTGAAGATCGTCATCGAGCGTCAGCTCGAGCTGCGCTCGCTGCGGCGGGAGGTCGCGACGCTGAAGCGCGAGGTGCAGCGCTACCAGCGCTACGGCGCGCTGATCGGCGACGATCCGGCGATGCAGGAGATCTACCGCATCATCGAGACCGTCAGCCAGAACAAGAGCACCGTGCTCATCACGGGCGCGAGCGGCACCGGCAAGGAGCTCGTCGCGCGCACGCTGCACGCCAAGTCGCCGTGGTCGCGCGGTCCGTTCATCGCGGTCAACTGCGGCGCGTTCTCGGAATCGTTGCTCGACAGCCAGCTCTTCGGCCACCGCCGCGGCTCGTTCACCGGGGCGATCAACGACCAGGAGGGCGTCTTCCAGGCGGCGAGCGGCGGCACGCTGTTCCTCGACGAGGTCTCGGAGATCCCGCTGCCGCTGCAGGGGAAGTTTCTGCGTGCGATCCAGGAGCGCGAGATCACGCCGCTCGGCACGACGCGGCCGATCAAGATCGACGTCCGCCTGGTCGCGGCGAGCAACAAGGATCTGCGCGAGGAGGTCCGCGCCGGACGCTTCCGCGAGGACCTCTTCTACCGGCTGAACGTGGTCAACATTCACCTGCCGCCGCTCGCCGCGCGGCGCGGCGACATCCCGGCCCTGGTCGACCACTTCATCGGCGAGTTCGCGCGCTCCTACGGCGTCGCGCCGAAGCGGCTCTCGGACGCCGCGCGCGAGCGGCTCCTCGCCCACGACTGGCCGGGCAACATCCGCGAGCTGCAGAACACGATCGAGCGCGCGTTCGCGATCTCGACCTCCGACATCATCGACGTCGCGGACATCGCGCCCGGGCTGCCGCCCGTCCCTGGCGGCGCGCCGCAGCCGAGCGAAGCGCAATCTGCGTCAGGCACCACCGGCGCTCCGGCAGACGGTGCTCCGGCCGCGCAGGGCGCGCCGAGCTCCCCGACCGCTCCCGACGCCCATCCCTACGACGTCGTCATCCCGCTCGAGGAGGCCGAGCGGCGGGCGATCGTTGCCGCGCTGCGCCAATCACGCGGCAACAAGAACGAGGCGGCACGTCTGCTGAAGATCGACCGGCAGCGACTCTACCGGAAGATCGAGAAGTACCGTCTCCAGTGA
- a CDS encoding ATP-binding protein, protein MRRRSKGLSGDGHGTTLPSLHEHLERIQAYMRGCGLLAFPSSETPLRRQLADFMEAHFDETIRIWASTIARALDIEGEKYDQLVEDISGAQRRWIDHIRNPDDVTTYEKLREDARGGFISKHPPSRFLASQIKMRQILVDLLRREMRGSPDLPELIGLLDQEMSERILHITDFFVEAREREIADQTESYRRSVDSAPAAMLMVRAEDGVIEGANQVAERDIGEAESALLGRPLWELHPESERATVREMLAETVERGRAARGNLHLERAGRDLLPVDARAALIEYGDNRTLQVIYVDLSERRQLEFQLIQSEKMAAIGQLAAGIAHEIRNPLGIIGNALYELGELIQDPTPEVHDDLQIARVEMARAQEIINTLLEFSRDSKTETQAVDLNGLIERTLKLMNKYLQNHGVRAYTELAAVEPCDANENGMRQVLLNLITNAVQAMPKGGELRIETRCIPGGRVRLSIADTGVGIPPERRGRIFDPFFTTKAPGEGTGLGLSVVHSVIKNAGGTIHVDSTPDRGTTFVIELPIRQPSFGLDLDAATPLAARPAAEGDA, encoded by the coding sequence ATGCGACGGCGCAGCAAGGGTTTGTCGGGAGATGGACACGGCACGACCCTTCCCTCGCTGCACGAGCACCTCGAGCGCATCCAGGCCTACATGCGGGGCTGCGGGCTGCTCGCCTTCCCGAGCTCGGAGACGCCGTTGCGCCGCCAGCTCGCCGACTTCATGGAGGCGCACTTCGACGAGACGATCCGCATCTGGGCCTCGACCATCGCCCGGGCGCTCGACATCGAGGGGGAGAAGTACGACCAGCTCGTCGAGGACATCTCCGGGGCACAGCGCCGCTGGATCGACCACATCCGCAACCCGGACGACGTCACGACCTACGAGAAGCTGCGCGAGGACGCCCGCGGCGGCTTCATCTCGAAGCACCCGCCGTCGCGCTTCCTCGCGAGCCAGATCAAGATGCGCCAGATCCTGGTCGACCTGCTGCGTCGCGAGATGCGCGGCAGCCCCGACCTGCCGGAGCTGATCGGGCTCCTCGACCAGGAGATGTCCGAGCGGATCCTGCACATCACGGACTTCTTCGTCGAGGCGCGCGAGCGCGAGATCGCGGACCAGACCGAGAGCTACCGGCGCTCCGTCGACTCGGCGCCCGCAGCGATGCTCATGGTCCGGGCGGAGGACGGCGTCATCGAGGGCGCCAACCAGGTCGCCGAGCGCGACATCGGCGAGGCCGAATCCGCGCTGCTCGGTCGCCCACTGTGGGAGCTGCACCCCGAATCGGAGCGCGCCACCGTGCGCGAGATGCTCGCCGAGACCGTCGAGCGCGGACGCGCCGCGCGCGGCAACCTCCACCTCGAGCGTGCAGGGCGCGACCTGCTGCCGGTCGACGCGCGCGCGGCGCTGATCGAGTACGGCGACAACCGCACGCTGCAGGTGATCTACGTCGACCTGTCGGAGCGTCGCCAGCTCGAGTTCCAGCTCATCCAGTCCGAGAAGATGGCCGCGATCGGCCAGCTCGCAGCGGGCATCGCGCACGAGATCCGCAACCCGCTCGGCATCATCGGCAACGCCCTCTACGAGCTCGGCGAGCTCATCCAGGACCCGACGCCCGAGGTGCACGACGATCTGCAGATCGCGCGCGTCGAGATGGCGCGGGCGCAGGAGATCATCAACACGCTGCTCGAGTTCTCGCGCGACAGCAAGACCGAGACGCAGGCCGTGGACCTCAACGGCCTCATCGAGCGCACGCTCAAGTTGATGAACAAGTACCTGCAGAACCACGGCGTTCGCGCGTACACCGAGCTCGCCGCCGTCGAGCCCTGCGACGCGAACGAGAACGGCATGCGTCAAGTCCTGCTCAACCTGATCACGAACGCCGTGCAGGCCATGCCGAAGGGCGGCGAGCTGCGCATCGAGACGCGCTGCATCCCGGGCGGACGCGTGCGGCTGTCGATCGCCGACACCGGCGTCGGCATCCCGCCCGAGCGCCGCGGTCGCATCTTCGATCCGTTCTTCACCACCAAGGCACCCGGCGAGGGCACCGGCCTCGGGCTGTCGGTCGTGCACTCGGTGATCAAGAACGCGGGCGGCACGATCCACGTCGACAGCACGCCGGATCGCGGCACCACCTTCGTCATCGAGCTTCCGATCCGACAGCCGAGCTTCGGCCTCGACCTCGACGCGGCCACGCCGCTGGCCGCACGACCTGCAGCGGAAGGGGACGCTTGA
- a CDS encoding sigma-70 family RNA polymerase sigma factor produces MLRRRIARQYTFEEEKLNPYRGADARQAMRDLAARRGFQELALLDPAEDPDTALMLRVKDGDREAFRALFEKYSASVARFAAGFVGATARAEELAQDVFLQVYRTRERYEPRAKFSTWLYTIAHNLCLNEVRRHDYRSRVDAVGPSDDESEAPWDPRDPAPAEGESYAAHRELEGRLAELIAELPEAQRTALILSRVEELRYQQIGEILSVSEQAVKSLIFRATQRLKMGLRGYLEGDR; encoded by the coding sequence TTGCTGCGCCGTCGCATCGCCCGCCAATATACATTTGAGGAAGAGAAACTGAACCCGTACAGAGGAGCGGATGCTCGCCAGGCGATGCGCGACCTCGCTGCTCGCCGCGGGTTTCAGGAGCTAGCCTTGTTGGATCCCGCCGAAGATCCCGACACGGCGCTCATGCTTCGCGTGAAGGACGGGGATCGCGAGGCGTTCCGCGCGCTATTCGAAAAGTATTCGGCGTCCGTGGCGAGGTTCGCGGCGGGGTTCGTCGGGGCGACGGCCCGCGCCGAGGAGCTGGCGCAGGACGTCTTCCTCCAGGTCTACCGAACGCGCGAGCGCTACGAGCCGCGCGCCAAGTTCTCCACCTGGCTCTACACCATCGCGCACAATCTCTGCTTGAACGAGGTGCGCCGGCACGACTACCGCTCGCGCGTCGACGCGGTCGGTCCGTCCGACGACGAGAGCGAGGCGCCGTGGGATCCGCGGGACCCGGCTCCGGCCGAGGGCGAGAGCTACGCCGCGCACCGCGAGCTCGAGGGGCGGCTCGCCGAATTGATCGCGGAGCTGCCCGAGGCGCAGCGCACGGCGCTCATCTTGAGCCGCGTCGAGGAGCTCCGCTATCAGCAGATCGGCGAGATCCTCTCCGTGTCGGAGCAGGCCGTGAAAAGCCTCATTTTTCGCGCAACTCAACGCCTGAAGATGGGTTTGAGGGGGTATCTCGAGGGCGATCGATGA
- a CDS encoding zf-HC2 domain-containing protein, producing MKCEEVIGSIVALLDGEVAPEERARLESHLASCAACQGELERLRATRTVIERHLKASAVGAGSFDALWQRIEAEGASSPTAQERAGGGAVLDLESARRTRGARGGNPSRARWLPGWAAMGGLAAAAALALVIVSRETEQRPAGPAPAPPQTLAARETGAPQPKGEPQQKVDPAPQTQVAAAKRAPAKQTQTAQTATSQPQAAKPAQPERREQPEPVIDEDAIEAVALGEADPPRDLLERPDLFLDFPIVRKLDELQHLDAVLAESPGDGESGGAG from the coding sequence ATGAAGTGCGAGGAGGTGATCGGGTCGATCGTGGCCCTGCTCGACGGCGAGGTCGCGCCCGAGGAGCGGGCGCGTCTCGAGAGCCATCTCGCAAGCTGCGCAGCCTGCCAAGGCGAGCTCGAGCGGCTCCGCGCGACCCGGACCGTGATCGAACGGCATCTGAAGGCGTCGGCGGTCGGCGCAGGATCGTTCGACGCCCTGTGGCAGCGCATCGAGGCCGAGGGCGCGTCGTCGCCGACGGCCCAGGAGCGTGCGGGCGGCGGGGCGGTGCTCGACCTCGAGTCCGCTCGCCGGACGCGGGGCGCGCGGGGCGGCAACCCGTCGCGTGCGCGCTGGCTCCCGGGCTGGGCCGCGATGGGCGGGCTCGCCGCCGCGGCGGCGCTCGCGCTGGTGATCGTCAGCCGCGAGACCGAGCAGCGTCCGGCGGGTCCTGCACCGGCGCCGCCGCAGACGCTGGCCGCGCGCGAGACCGGCGCGCCGCAGCCGAAGGGCGAGCCGCAGCAGAAGGTCGACCCGGCGCCGCAGACCCAGGTCGCGGCGGCCAAGCGGGCGCCGGCGAAGCAGACGCAGACGGCGCAGACGGCGACGTCCCAGCCGCAAGCGGCAAAGCCCGCCCAGCCCGAGCGCCGCGAGCAGCCGGAGCCCGTGATCGACGAGGACGCGATCGAGGCGGTCGCGCTCGGCGAGGCGGACCCGCCACGGGACCTGCTCGAGCGGCCGGACCTGTTCCTCGACTTCCCGATCGTCCGCAAGCTCGACGAGCTGCAGCACCTGGACGCGGTTCTCGCCGAGTCGCCCGGCGACGGCGAGAGCGGCGGCGCCGGTTGA
- a CDS encoding DUF3106 domain-containing protein produces MRIASVLLATLMVAVLAHGVDEARAQRHPERLARSWEEMSAAERQKALRNFQRYQSLPESSRRRMDQSYENYKRLDPRERERVQRNYQKYRQMSPEQRRNFEQKYKRWKGGKQK; encoded by the coding sequence ATGCGGATCGCGTCCGTGCTGCTCGCGACGCTGATGGTCGCCGTGCTCGCGCACGGCGTCGACGAGGCGCGCGCGCAGCGACATCCCGAGCGGCTCGCGCGCAGCTGGGAGGAGATGAGCGCCGCCGAGCGGCAGAAGGCGCTGCGCAACTTCCAGCGCTACCAGAGCTTGCCTGAGTCCAGCCGCCGGCGCATGGATCAGAGCTACGAGAACTACAAACGGCTCGATCCGCGCGAGCGCGAGCGCGTGCAGCGCAACTACCAGAAGTACCGCCAGATGAGCCCGGAGCAACGGCGCAACTTCGAGCAGAAGTACAAGCGCTGGAAGGGCGGCAAGCAGAAATGA
- the uvrB gene encoding excinuclease ABC subunit UvrB, which translates to MRREGSFHLQAPFEPKGDQPRAIDELTEGILSGVKHQTLLGVTGSGKTLTMAHVIARVNRPTLVIAPNKTLAAQLYNEFKEFFPDNAVRYFVSYYDYYQPEAYVPSTDTYIEKDSSINDEIDKMRHSATKALLERNDVLIVASVSCIYGLGSPEKYFEMMVFLERGGRVDRDKMLRKLVEIQYQRNDVDFHRGTFRVRGDCVEVFPAYEDASALRIEFFGDEIESITEFDPLRGKTLRGLARAEIFPASHYVTTSDRLDQAIEGIRAELAERLAYLRSEGKLLEAQRLEQRTQFDLEMLAEMGFCHGIENYSRHLDGRAPGTPPATLLGYFPENYLLFVDESHVTIPQIGGMYRGDRSRKETLVEYGFRLPSALDNRPLNFQEFEALVRQAVYVSATPGDYELEKSGGVVVEQVIRPTGLMDPAIEVRSAREQVDDLLEEIRLRIERRERVLVTTLTKKMAEDLTDYLQDVGVKVRYIHADVDTIERVEIIRGLRRGDFDVLVGINLLREGLDIPEVSLVAILDADKEGYLRSTRSLIQTIGRAARNVNGMVIMYADAITDSMRRAIDETNRRREIQRRYNEENGITPETIRKQLGSPLVEVFEADYATVPLAPPDEIDHVDARDLPRLIGELRQAMREAAEALDFERAAELRDKLRALEGGAPLDAAAETRAGSGRVKTPRRGRGTAAATMRTRRAATGRGTPGGR; encoded by the coding sequence ATCCGCCGGGAAGGCTCGTTCCATCTGCAGGCGCCGTTCGAGCCCAAGGGCGACCAGCCGCGCGCCATCGACGAGCTCACCGAAGGCATCCTGTCCGGCGTCAAGCACCAGACGCTGCTCGGCGTCACGGGCTCGGGCAAGACGCTGACGATGGCGCACGTGATCGCGCGGGTGAACCGCCCGACGCTCGTCATCGCGCCCAACAAGACGCTCGCCGCGCAGCTCTACAACGAGTTCAAGGAGTTCTTCCCCGACAACGCCGTCCGCTACTTCGTCAGCTACTACGACTACTACCAGCCGGAAGCGTACGTCCCGTCGACCGACACGTACATCGAGAAAGACTCGTCCATCAACGACGAGATCGACAAGATGCGCCACTCGGCGACGAAGGCGCTGCTCGAGCGCAACGACGTCCTGATCGTCGCCAGCGTGTCCTGCATCTACGGTCTCGGCTCGCCCGAGAAGTACTTCGAGATGATGGTCTTCCTCGAGCGCGGAGGGCGCGTCGACCGCGACAAGATGCTGCGCAAGCTGGTCGAGATCCAGTACCAGCGCAACGACGTCGACTTCCACCGCGGCACGTTCCGCGTGCGCGGCGACTGCGTCGAGGTGTTCCCCGCGTACGAGGACGCGTCGGCGCTGCGCATCGAGTTCTTCGGCGACGAGATCGAATCCATCACCGAATTCGACCCGCTGCGCGGCAAGACGCTGCGCGGGCTGGCGCGCGCGGAGATCTTCCCCGCGAGCCACTACGTGACGACGTCCGACCGGCTCGACCAGGCGATCGAGGGCATCCGCGCCGAGCTCGCCGAGCGGCTCGCCTACCTGCGCTCCGAGGGCAAGCTGCTCGAAGCCCAGCGGCTCGAGCAGCGCACGCAGTTCGACCTCGAGATGCTCGCCGAGATGGGCTTCTGCCACGGCATCGAGAACTACTCGCGTCACCTCGACGGGCGCGCGCCCGGCACGCCGCCCGCGACGCTGCTCGGCTACTTCCCCGAGAACTACCTGCTGTTCGTCGACGAGAGCCACGTCACCATCCCGCAGATCGGCGGCATGTACCGCGGCGACCGCTCGCGGAAGGAGACGCTCGTCGAGTACGGCTTTCGCTTGCCGTCGGCGCTCGACAACCGACCGCTCAACTTCCAGGAGTTCGAGGCCCTCGTGCGCCAGGCGGTCTACGTTTCGGCGACGCCCGGCGACTACGAGCTCGAGAAGAGCGGCGGCGTGGTCGTCGAGCAGGTGATCCGTCCGACGGGTCTCATGGATCCGGCGATCGAGGTGCGCAGCGCACGCGAGCAGGTCGACGATCTGCTCGAGGAGATCCGCCTGCGCATCGAGCGTCGCGAGCGCGTGCTGGTGACGACGCTCACCAAGAAGATGGCCGAGGACCTCACCGACTACCTGCAGGACGTCGGGGTGAAGGTCCGCTACATCCACGCCGACGTCGACACCATCGAGCGCGTGGAGATCATCCGCGGCTTGCGACGCGGCGACTTCGACGTGCTGGTCGGCATCAACCTGCTGCGCGAGGGGCTCGACATCCCGGAGGTGTCGCTGGTCGCGATCCTCGACGCCGACAAGGAAGGCTACCTGCGCTCGACGCGCTCGCTCATCCAGACCATCGGTCGCGCGGCGCGCAACGTGAACGGCATGGTGATCATGTACGCCGACGCGATCACCGACTCGATGCGTCGCGCGATCGACGAGACCAACCGTCGTCGCGAGATCCAGCGTCGCTACAACGAGGAGAACGGGATCACGCCCGAGACGATCCGCAAGCAGCTCGGCTCGCCGCTAGTCGAGGTGTTCGAGGCCGACTACGCGACGGTGCCGCTCGCGCCGCCGGACGAGATCGACCACGTCGACGCGCGCGACCTGCCGCGGCTGATCGGCGAGCTGCGTCAGGCAATGCGCGAGGCGGCGGAGGCGCTCGACTTCGAGCGCGCGGCCGAGCTGCGCGACAAGCTGCGCGCGCTCGAGGGCGGCGCGCCGCTCGACGCCGCAGCCGAGACGCGCGCCGGCTCGGGGCGCGTCAAGACGCCGCGGCGCGGGCGTGGTACGGCTGCTGCCACCATGCGAACGCGTCGGGCCGCGACCGGCCGGGGGACGCCCGGAGGCCGCTAG
- the uvrC gene encoding excinuclease ABC subunit UvrC, translated as MIEADEPLRDVEEREAPQDASERLSAKLAALPNDPGVYLLKDHAGKVIYVGKAKTLRTRVQSYFRGGDERYHVQFLVRRIGDVEVLVTRNEKEALILENNLIKQYKPRYNIRLKDDKSYVSVKITNDAWPRVLVTRRIVRDGSRYFGPFHSASAVRETLDVIRKVFPLRTCSDPVFRNRTRPCLEYQIKRCLGPCVLPVDRNEYEEHLRAVTLLLEGKDVQLRRTLERRMREAADELRFEDAARFRDQLRAIEKTSQKQRALIHGGGDQDVFGIYREGGFIEAQVLMVRSGKLTANQSFGFADWELPDEEVIGSLLTQFYQGDRFIPDEILVPVELDDAEPRAELLRERKGRMVSILRPRRGEKVRLVELATANARQAFAERRDEEERSEKTARELQERLQLRNPPKRIECIDISTFQGGETVGSVVSFDEGQPDPQRYRRFRVRTVAGQDDFASMREVLQRRLGKGLEKNDLPDLLVIDGGRGQLGIATAVLQDLGIETLDVVGLAKMRVERSAQSPEIERSEERVFLPGRKNPVILPRNSSALFLLQKVRDEAHRFAVTYHQKLRDRARLTSPLDSIAGIGEERRRALLRHFGSLARVRAASVEDIASIPGFGRALAERVKQALSDETRASA; from the coding sequence GTGATCGAAGCGGACGAGCCGCTGCGCGACGTCGAGGAGCGCGAGGCTCCGCAGGACGCGAGCGAGCGGCTCAGCGCCAAGCTCGCCGCGCTGCCGAACGACCCCGGCGTGTACCTGCTTAAGGACCACGCCGGAAAGGTGATCTACGTCGGCAAGGCGAAGACGCTGCGCACGCGCGTGCAGAGCTACTTCCGCGGCGGCGACGAGCGCTACCACGTGCAGTTCCTGGTACGCCGCATCGGCGACGTCGAGGTGCTGGTCACGAGGAACGAGAAGGAAGCGCTCATCCTCGAGAACAACCTCATCAAGCAGTACAAGCCGCGCTACAACATCCGCCTGAAGGACGACAAGTCCTACGTCAGCGTCAAGATCACGAATGACGCCTGGCCGCGCGTGCTGGTGACGCGCCGGATCGTCCGCGACGGCAGCCGGTACTTCGGTCCGTTCCACAGCGCGTCCGCGGTGCGTGAGACGCTCGACGTCATCCGCAAGGTGTTCCCTCTGCGGACGTGCAGCGATCCGGTGTTCCGCAACCGCACGCGTCCGTGCCTCGAGTACCAGATCAAGCGCTGCCTCGGTCCGTGCGTGCTGCCGGTCGACCGCAACGAGTACGAGGAGCACCTGCGCGCCGTCACGCTGCTGCTCGAGGGCAAGGACGTGCAGCTCCGCCGCACGCTCGAGCGTCGCATGCGCGAGGCGGCGGACGAGCTGCGCTTCGAGGACGCGGCGCGCTTCCGCGACCAGCTGCGGGCGATCGAGAAGACGAGTCAGAAGCAGCGGGCGCTGATCCACGGCGGCGGCGACCAGGACGTCTTCGGCATCTACCGCGAAGGCGGCTTCATCGAGGCGCAGGTGCTGATGGTGCGCAGCGGCAAGCTGACCGCGAATCAGTCCTTCGGCTTCGCCGACTGGGAGCTGCCCGACGAGGAGGTCATCGGCTCGCTGCTGACGCAGTTCTATCAGGGCGACCGCTTCATCCCCGACGAGATCCTCGTGCCGGTCGAGCTCGACGACGCGGAGCCGCGCGCCGAGCTGCTGCGCGAGCGCAAGGGGCGCATGGTGTCGATCCTGCGTCCGCGACGCGGCGAGAAGGTCCGCCTGGTCGAGCTCGCGACGGCGAACGCGCGCCAGGCGTTCGCCGAGCGCCGCGACGAGGAGGAGCGCTCGGAGAAGACCGCGCGCGAGCTGCAGGAGCGTCTGCAGCTGCGCAACCCGCCGAAGCGCATCGAGTGCATCGACATCTCGACCTTCCAGGGCGGCGAGACGGTGGGCTCGGTGGTGTCGTTCGACGAGGGCCAGCCCGATCCGCAGCGCTACCGCAGGTTCCGCGTGCGCACCGTCGCCGGCCAGGACGACTTCGCGAGCATGCGCGAGGTGCTGCAGCGACGCCTCGGCAAAGGCCTCGAGAAGAACGACCTGCCCGATCTGCTGGTGATCGACGGCGGGCGAGGGCAGCTCGGCATCGCGACCGCGGTGCTGCAGGACCTCGGCATCGAGACGCTCGACGTCGTCGGGCTCGCCAAGATGCGCGTCGAGCGCAGCGCCCAATCGCCGGAGATCGAGCGCTCCGAGGAGCGCGTGTTCCTGCCCGGCCGCAAGAACCCGGTGATTCTGCCGCGCAACTCGAGCGCGCTCTTCCTGCTGCAGAAGGTCCGCGACGAGGCGCACCGCTTCGCGGTCACCTACCACCAGAAGCTGCGCGACCGCGCGCGTCTGACGTCGCCGCTCGACTCGATCGCGGGGATCGGAGAGGAGCGGCGGCGCGCGCTGCTGCGGCACTTCGGCAGCCTCGCGCGCGTGCGCGCGGCGAGCGTCGAGGACATCGCGAGCATTCCGGGCTTCGGTCGAGCCCTCGCGGAGCGCGTCAAGCAAGCGCTGTCCGACGAGACGCGCGCCTCCGCCTGA